DNA from Thunnus thynnus chromosome 2, fThuThy2.1, whole genome shotgun sequence:
AATGGAGATATTGCAATCAACATGCAGTCAGTAAACGTATCCTTTTCCTCACAACACTAGAGTATCACAAGGGTGATACACAGACCCATTGTTGTATTTCATCTACAAATGATATTTCTTGCATATTGTCAAAATCTCATCATTGTTTTGGCCAatgatgctgctgtgtttgcagCTTTTTACTATAtatgtgaaacaaaaacaatgttaatGTATTTGGCTCCAATAAAAGTAAACTTAAACAAAACTCAATGAATGCAACATTACAACTATTGTACAGATTGCTGAGTTCAATCTAGTTGGTGTGCATTTAGATTCACATTAATCTTGGTCATCAAACATTAGCTGTTACAAGATTACAGGTGTGATGTTAATGATTAGGAGAATGGCTAATTTCTTGCTTTTAACATTGCTGGCACACACAGCACTGGCACTTATTGGCAGATTAGTTCATGTTTAGCAGCTGGTAGCAGTGAAATCACTAGAGTGATAAATCAACCTCCAAAGATGCAATTCTTGACCATGACTGATCTGTAACAAATAAAAGGCCACTTACCACTCACAGATACTGATAGCCATGGTGCACAGATGGTGTGAGGCCTACTGAGAAAGAGTTTTCACTGTCGGTGAAGTTTGTTCTCACTCCTCTGTCCTCACAGCCTCACTGCATGCAGTTAAGGTACAGCTAAATCCGCAATAAACCACAAGAGTTATTCTCAAGAGTTGGTTGGCTGCATGTTTATCTTTTACCTCAGTGACTCTGCACTGCTCTGAACTATGTCATTCACACAGTCTAACAATGCACTCCAGTGTTTGTACATCTTAACTTTGAGACCAGGGGGATCAAATTACAGCTGACCTTTATACTTTGGGATTTTAGAACACATTAATGCCAAAGCTGCAATGCAGTTGTTGTGTAAGAAATGCCTCGACTTGTTATGTTGATTTACACGAGCATGAGTCTATGAAGATACTTTGACAGATTTCTATCTCACGTATATCTGTTTGATGTCGTCTGTGTGGATGCACGTCAGCTTTCTCAAATGTCACCAACCAGttcacacaggaaaatgcaCTTTTTGTTCTCTCCTGGAGGCCTGAATGATAATGATCCAAGCTGTACAGTCTTGACTTAACTCCTGTAATGTCCAGTCTGCACCACCAGGTGAGGCTGACAGTCTAAATATCCTTATGCTTCTCTAATATTCATTCATATGAAGCAGTGCAAGAAGTAGAAGAatctcatttaaaacaaaatagaaattGATCAGAAGTATTTCattgtacaaaaacacataatatataatactgtaataccATAATATGTTGTCATAGCAATTGTGCTGTAAGCAATAGTCTTCTAATAACCTTAAAGCAGTAAATCAACCATACaatgggaaaaaagaaaaagctatAATATGTTAAAGCTTTGCAACTGTAAGTTGGCTGCTTGCATGAGCAGAAtctttaaaatatcaataaaaatatgaaacacaagTATTAGCGAGTAAAACattgtacaataataataaataaatatgagagAGACAAACCTCAACAGTGGTGTTAGTTTGTGACAAAAGAGGAAGACAGGGAAGTGATAACCTTTAGTATTTCCCTTTTACTCATGTTTTCATGATTcaagtttttttattgtttggtcATGATGCCTCTTTTCATTGAGGCCACAGAGAGTCCACAGTGCTGTTTAAGTGAAGAAACAGGGAACTTTTCCCCTGCAGTTTcacaaaaacaatttaagaTTGATAAAGTTCTCTAAGTTATTTTAAATCTGGCTTTATAAATATATCTTTGTTTGACAGTCCTTATtctttacatactgtacctgCCTGATAAATTGAAAAAGTAGTGGAATGACAACGCagtatttcacacacaaaacatgcaaaGCACATCATCTACCATAATAGCTTTTTCCACAAGCACATAAATGATAATTGAAATGCTTTTGGGAAGTAAAGAGAAAAGTAGCAATCCTTTGCACAGCACTATAATACAGCAGTGGTTGGTCAGGTATAATAATAGGAACGAGGTAAACCAATTTCTCATTTTGAATGCTTGTGGAAGTGTTTAAAATATGACAGCGTTATGACAGTCTTCTACTTAATGATTCACAAAGTGAAGCGCAGGCACAGCACTGGTTTGCTACACTTGTGCAATAGCAGAAGTGAGGGATAAATGTTGTGTAAGCAATGACCATTGTTGACAACAGCTTTAAAGTGAACTCTGTGCCGGAGTCCACACAGGTTAGGGTCTCTTGAAGCATTCAGATATTCAGAGAAGCGTTGCTGTCTGTgagtttttgttatttctctATGGCTGCTGCTTCCACAGACTCCAAAACTCCTTTCTCTCTGGCCTTGTACCATGTCTCTGAGGAGCTTGGCTTCATCCTTCCTGAGCCTCTGGTAGGTTATAAAGCCCAATGGATgagttttcttctctcttttttttttatttatttattttattttttttacagtttttacatttttatactaTGCTCAGGTAGTCATAATGAAATATCTGATTGTCAGGAAACAGTGTCTGGGTGATATTCTCATTCTGAAAACTAAAAATTGTGTTCATAGTTTAGCAGTTATAAAACTTGCCTGGTGGTATTGATTGAGACAAATTGACTGAGAGAAGTTGAAATTTGGCATTGCACATGTTTGCTTTGTATTGAACTTTATTCCTGCAGACAGCATGTGttcacaaaatcacattttgccAAGTCAATTAGACTAACAAAACGACTATCAGCATTTACACACAGTTCTAATGATGATGATTCTTCACATTCAAAGGAAGAGCTTCCACCTTACTACCAACCATGGATGGAAATTGCCATGCGAGTCCCAGAGCTTGTGCACTCACACAAGTTGCGCCCCCTTGTTAACAAGGTAAGTGGGGACAATAAACTGACAAGGACAGTTCACTATGTTTATGGAGCCATGGTTCAGTGTTGTTACTCCCCCCTGTCCAGATGCCACTGCTGAGCAGCCAGTTTCTGCAGAGACACCGAGAGTTACGGCTGGCCCACCTGGCCCTCAGTGTTATGACCATGGGCTACGTCTGGCAGGAGGGAGAGAATGACACAGTTGAGGTATCTCtaccttttctttttgttatatttacTCTATCCTTCCCTCATTCACTGAGCCcaccaaacacatttttcagtaaACATAACATATTTTGCATACACTGCGGTTAAAAGTTGGGAGAAAGACTGAATTGCTCAGTGTTTGAGGTCATGTACTTTCTTTGGTCATGAATGTTTGGTGGACTGTCTCAGTCTTAGAGATTCTTGAAGCCAATTTTCAGTGGATGAATCACAAATGGGTGACCAAGAGATATACTCCTTTGAGATCCTGTCCTCTCACCCCAGAGCAGtgcattttgactgttttgcAAATACTTTTCCAAATGTGTAATGGATCCCAGACATTGcatcttcagtttttattttcacactcCAGAAACATCtaaacagaaacatctggaTTAAAATACAGGCCTCTACTTTATTCACAGCTCCATAGTTGGGTTGCAGTCATCTTTGGTCTTCACCTAAGTAGCATAATGACAGATTttctaatttttaaaaatcttccTCCAAGATGCTGCCGCATACTCTGGCTGTTCCATACTGGGAGGTGTCACAGCGCTTAGGCCTTCCCCCAATTCTCACCCATGCAGATGCTGTATTGGCTAACTGGAGGAAGAAAGATCCAGAAGGGTAAGGCCAGAAAATTGCATGCGGTTTGGTTGCATCCATCACAAACAGTAAATGtgatctgtttctttttcatgtccatctttatatctCCTGTGCCAGGCCTTTTGACATGGAGTAAGTCcgttttcattttcatccacACATAATTAACTACAGCGTTCCAATGTATGCTTCAATCTGTCATGTGAAAGATCAACTAAAAGGTTTATTTGCGTCATGCAGGAACCTGGAGCTGCTGGTCACCCTCCCAGGTGGGGACAGTGTCCGGGGTTTCTTCATGGTCACTCTGCTGGTGGAGCTGGCAGCAGTTCCTGCACTTAGGGTGACAAGGAGTTCGATGTATTCTAATGTGTTTCAGAAAAGTCAAACTTTAACTAAATGGGACAATTCAAAGAAAATCATAGCAATTGAACCTGTGTTGCAGAGTATTCCCATTGTGATCGATGGTGTCAGGTGTGGTGATACTGACGCTGTGGCCAAAGCTCTGGAGGACATCAGCCAGTCTATACAGGACATGACAGAGGCACTCAAACTGATGCATGGTAGTGGCTCAAACATACAGTCAAATGTGAAAGTCTAATGTATTAATATTCATCCTATTAACCAgcatattaatgttttttaaagtgtACGTGGAGCCGTCAGTCTTCTATGGCATCATGAGGATCTACCTGTCTGGGTACAGAAATCTTTTGTTTCAAATAGTGTTACATGACATTTGGGCAGTAGAGCATGcttttgtaatgtgtgtgtatgtgtttgtgcctATATACACATGCATAGGTGGAAAGACAACCCCTGTATGCCAAGGGGGCTGGTTTACGAGGGGGTCCAGATAGAACCAATGGAGTATTCAGGAGGGAGTGCTGCACAGAGCAGCCTTCTGCACTGCTTTGATGAACTTCTGGGAGTCAATCATGAAACAAAAAGTGGTAAGATGggtattttttcccctttaataGATTATAACAGTGCAAGAAATTAATGAGAAAGACTCATTGTGATGATACTGCTCTTGTGTAGGTGCCTTTCTAACCCGCATGAGGGACTACATGCCACCTGCTCACAAGCAACTGATCCAGGCTATCTCACTGCAACCCTCCCTGAGGAGTTTTGTCCAGCAGCAGGCCAGCAAGCGGTTAAGCCAGGTGTTTGAGCTGTGTGTCACAAGACTGTTGGCTTTGCGCAGCTATCACATCAATGTCGTCAGCCGCTTCATCACAGTTCCTGCTGCTCGAGCCCGACAACTCCGTAAGCAGAGCCAGGACTCAGAGGGGGAGATGATCAGCAGAGCACCCACAGCACTAGAGGAGAGGGGCACTGGTGGTTCAGGCATCATGACCTTCCTAAAGACTGTGAGGGACCAAACAAGAGAAACCTTCCTGACTGAGACAAGCAAAGAAATGAAGCACCACAGCTGATGTGAACTGTCATCACCAAGGATATATAGCGGAGACTCAGATACATCATCACATAAAACAAGCAGTAAATCACATCTGATTACTTAGCACACCATTTTATATGTCATTTAAAGGATGCCTTTTAGCAAAATGAAAGTGAGAGGCCTCTGATGCTTGTCTTGTCTAGCTTTGTTGTGTCTGTAAACAAACCTCAGTCTCATAGTCATCAGTGTTACCCATCAGTCGGTCCAAACCAAAATTCAAACCATCGCTTTTACTTTCCATTACATTCAACCACTAAACTACCACAAACCACTTACTAAACCCCCTTTACTTTTTGGAAAATTATCAGTTAAATTGTAATTTAGCAACAGCAAAGGTTTGTCTTTAACTTGAAAATGTATCAGCATTTATCTTTTACCAGGTTACTGATTAGCCTCATGTAGCAATTTCACCAGACTTTTTTGTTACATAAAAGTAATTCAGAGAAGTTTCCAGCTGTCACAAAATTACTAAATACTGCAATACCCAATGACACCATGGGAGGGCACTAAAGGG
Protein-coding regions in this window:
- the ido1 gene encoding indoleamine 2,3-dioxygenase 1, with translation MRLAPDGSSYLTSSSVQDSKTPFSLALYHVSEELGFILPEPLEELPPYYQPWMEIAMRVPELVHSHKLRPLVNKMPLLSSQFLQRHRELRLAHLALSVMTMGYVWQEGENDTVEMLPHTLAVPYWEVSQRLGLPPILTHADAVLANWRKKDPEGPFDMENLELLVTLPGGDSVRGFFMVTLLVELAAVPALRSIPIVIDGVRCGDTDAVAKALEDISQSIQDMTEALKLMHVYVEPSVFYGIMRIYLSGWKDNPCMPRGLVYEGVQIEPMEYSGGSAAQSSLLHCFDELLGVNHETKSGAFLTRMRDYMPPAHKQLIQAISLQPSLRSFVQQQASKRLSQVFELCVTRLLALRSYHINVVSRFITVPAARARQLRKQSQDSEGEMISRAPTALEERGTGGSGIMTFLKTVRDQTRETFLTETSKEMKHHS